A single Fundidesulfovibrio terrae DNA region contains:
- a CDS encoding 1-deoxy-D-xylulose-5-phosphate reductoisomerase: MIDYISPLPKAQDLPSFPRRLCVLGATGSIGESALAVAADHPGQFEITALAGARNVTRLAEQAARFRPRYLAVLDEGGAKELKGMLPAGYSPEILHGPGAYVTLAALPEAQVVLSAIVGAAGLPPTLAAAQSGKVIALANKESLVLAGHLIRRACRESGAVVLPVDSEHNALFQSLAGHSGDDVDHLILTASGGPFREWPAADLASATAAQALKHPNWSMGAKISIDSATLMNKGLEVIEACWLYGLPQERVKVLVHPQSIVHSLAAYRDGSLLAQMGQPDMRIAIAYCLCYPSRLPLKIAPLDLAALGTLTFREPRADDFPCLNLARQAVAESPGHCVALNAANEVAVEYFLKDRIGFTDIARAVSWALDRQQGLDDPDFMTIMEVDQATRSAVAAYLTGTT, from the coding sequence ATGATCGACTACATATCCCCCCTGCCCAAGGCCCAGGACCTCCCCTCCTTCCCCCGCCGCCTGTGCGTGCTGGGGGCCACCGGCTCCATCGGCGAGTCCGCCCTGGCCGTGGCCGCCGACCATCCCGGCCAGTTCGAGATCACCGCCCTGGCCGGGGCGCGCAACGTCACGCGCCTGGCCGAGCAGGCCGCGCGCTTCCGCCCGCGCTATCTCGCGGTGCTGGACGAAGGCGGGGCCAAAGAGCTCAAGGGGATGCTCCCGGCCGGATACAGCCCGGAGATCCTGCACGGCCCCGGGGCCTACGTCACCCTGGCGGCCCTGCCCGAGGCGCAGGTGGTGCTCTCGGCCATCGTGGGCGCGGCGGGCCTGCCGCCCACATTGGCGGCGGCGCAGTCCGGCAAGGTGATCGCCCTGGCCAACAAGGAATCCCTGGTCCTGGCCGGGCACCTGATCCGCCGGGCCTGCCGGGAGTCCGGGGCGGTGGTCCTGCCCGTGGACTCCGAGCACAACGCCCTGTTCCAATCGCTGGCCGGGCACTCCGGCGACGACGTGGACCACCTGATCCTCACCGCCTCGGGCGGCCCATTCCGCGAATGGCCGGCAGCCGACCTGGCCTCCGCCACCGCCGCCCAGGCGTTGAAGCATCCCAACTGGTCCATGGGCGCGAAAATCAGCATCGACTCGGCCACGCTCATGAACAAGGGGCTGGAGGTCATCGAGGCCTGCTGGCTCTACGGCCTGCCCCAGGAGCGGGTGAAGGTGCTGGTGCATCCCCAGTCCATCGTGCACTCGCTGGCGGCCTACCGCGACGGCTCGCTCCTGGCCCAGATGGGCCAGCCCGACATGCGCATCGCCATCGCCTACTGCCTGTGCTACCCCAGCCGCCTGCCGCTCAAGATCGCTCCCCTGGACCTGGCGGCCCTGGGCACGCTCACCTTCCGTGAGCCGCGCGCGGACGACTTCCCCTGCCTCAACCTGGCCAGGCAGGCCGTGGCCGAGAGCCCGGGCCACTGCGTGGCCCTGAACGCCGCCAACGAGGTGGCCGTGGAATATTTCCTCAAGGACCGAATCGGCTTCACGGACATCGCCCGCGCCGTCTCCTGGGCCCTGGACAGGCAGCAGGGACTGGACGACCCGGATTTCATGACCATAATGGAGGTTGACCAGGCCACCCGCAGTGCCGTGGCCGCATACCTCACAGGAACCACATGA
- a CDS encoding phosphatidate cytidylyltransferase produces the protein MAASSHRSRLLTAAVGLPVLALCVWSGGWPLFVLVLAASLAGAWEFLGLFPGAGMCVRGAALALGALTVWLGWRVGPAAALSVPLAAFWLEEFSRLFHKQAGRDGPPRWLTAATLLYIPGSLQFLTAFGPGETALVLAAVMATDTGAYYAGHLIGGPKIWPSVSPKKTWAGSIGGLATTVAVCLVAAALWGKTPWPAFALLGAAMSAASQMGDFMESSLKRAAGIKDSGNLLPGHGGILDRADGLIPAILVFALARNLTQYL, from the coding sequence ATGGCCGCAAGTTCGCACCGTTCCCGACTGCTCACGGCGGCCGTGGGCCTACCGGTCCTGGCGCTGTGCGTCTGGTCCGGGGGATGGCCTCTGTTCGTGCTGGTGCTGGCAGCGTCCCTTGCCGGTGCCTGGGAATTCCTGGGCCTCTTCCCCGGCGCGGGGATGTGCGTGCGCGGCGCGGCCCTGGCGCTTGGCGCGCTCACGGTGTGGCTGGGCTGGCGCGTGGGCCCGGCGGCAGCCCTGTCCGTGCCCCTGGCCGCCTTCTGGCTGGAGGAGTTCTCGCGCCTGTTCCATAAGCAGGCCGGTCGGGACGGCCCGCCGCGCTGGCTCACGGCGGCCACGCTCCTGTACATCCCCGGGAGCCTGCAGTTCCTGACCGCCTTCGGCCCGGGCGAGACCGCCCTGGTGCTGGCCGCGGTCATGGCCACGGACACCGGGGCCTACTACGCCGGGCACCTGATCGGCGGCCCGAAGATCTGGCCCTCGGTCTCCCCCAAGAAGACCTGGGCGGGCAGCATCGGCGGCCTCGCGACCACCGTGGCCGTGTGCCTGGTGGCGGCCGCCCTGTGGGGCAAGACCCCCTGGCCCGCCTTCGCGCTTTTGGGCGCGGCCATGTCCGCTGCCTCCCAGATGGGAGACTTCATGGAATCCTCGCTCAAGCGCGCGGCCGGCATCAAGGACTCCGGCAACCTGCTGCCCGGGCACGGCGGCATCCTGGACCGCGCCGACGGACTCATCCCGGCCATCCTCGTATTCGCCCTGGCCCGCAACCTGACGCAGTACCTATGA
- the hisI gene encoding phosphoribosyl-AMP cyclohydrolase, with product MLKPDFEKGGGLIPAIAQDAASGEVLMLAYMNDLAWEKTLETGEVHYWSRSRGKLWHKGGTSGHVQKVKSIRLDCDRDAIVVLIEQIGGAACHTGYRSCFFSELGPDGEARECSPKVFDPEKVYGPGA from the coding sequence ATGCTTAAACCCGATTTCGAAAAAGGCGGCGGCCTGATTCCGGCCATCGCCCAGGACGCCGCCTCCGGCGAAGTGCTCATGCTGGCCTACATGAACGACCTGGCCTGGGAGAAAACCCTTGAGACCGGCGAGGTCCACTACTGGAGCCGCAGCCGGGGCAAGCTCTGGCACAAGGGCGGCACCTCCGGCCACGTGCAGAAGGTCAAGTCCATCCGCCTGGACTGCGACCGCGACGCCATAGTGGTGCTCATCGAACAGATCGGCGGAGCCGCCTGCCACACGGGCTACCGCTCCTGCTTCTTCTCCGAGCTCGGACCGGACGGCGAAGCCCGCGAATGCTCGCCCAAGGTCTTCGATCCCGAAAAAGTCTACGGCCCGGGCGCTTGA
- a CDS encoding ABC transporter substrate-binding protein — protein sequence MRAILVLLLLVASVLPVSAAGPAEPVVIGVVYNLTGAMASLDAPGYEGMKLAVARINKRGGVLGRPVVLEVRDAGSDVERCRDAAGELAGLKVAAVAGLNDSDYALVAGEAVTKKRVPFLAAGATLPTLPRMLGPYYFMTCFGDDAQGKALAKFALRRQGVDSMLVLTDRDLTFTTALSGYFIKGFTTRGGAVAARLGFSSGQAPPGLAEAARSCAAAGTCKGVFVSGSPEDAQPLVKAVRAAGFAGPVFSGDGFDTPLLSGVADQAGPGIFFSTHVSYDSPRRQVREFVEAWTAAYGSAPASGFAALGYDTVGLIADAVRRAKTSDPQAVRRALAATRAYPGVTGDIGYPEALCPPLKPVAVMRFQGGKRAFEAEVLP from the coding sequence GTGCGCGCGATTCTCGTCCTGCTGCTCCTTGTGGCGTCCGTTCTCCCCGTGTCGGCGGCCGGGCCGGCCGAGCCGGTGGTCATCGGCGTGGTGTACAACCTCACGGGGGCCATGGCCTCCCTGGACGCACCGGGCTATGAAGGCATGAAGCTCGCCGTTGCGCGCATCAACAAGCGCGGCGGAGTGCTCGGGCGCCCCGTGGTCCTCGAGGTGCGCGACGCGGGCTCCGACGTGGAGCGCTGCCGCGATGCGGCCGGGGAGCTGGCCGGACTCAAGGTGGCGGCAGTGGCGGGGCTGAACGACTCGGACTACGCTCTCGTGGCCGGTGAGGCCGTGACGAAAAAGCGCGTACCCTTCCTCGCGGCCGGGGCCACGCTGCCCACCCTGCCGAGGATGCTCGGCCCCTATTACTTCATGACCTGCTTCGGGGACGACGCGCAGGGCAAGGCCCTGGCCAAGTTCGCCCTACGGCGCCAGGGCGTGGATTCCATGCTCGTGCTGACGGACCGCGACCTGACGTTCACCACGGCGCTCTCGGGCTATTTCATCAAGGGGTTCACCACGCGCGGCGGCGCGGTGGCCGCCCGCCTGGGCTTTTCCTCCGGCCAAGCCCCGCCGGGCCTGGCCGAGGCCGCGCGGAGCTGCGCTGCGGCCGGAACGTGCAAGGGGGTTTTCGTGTCCGGATCCCCCGAGGACGCGCAGCCCCTGGTGAAGGCGGTCCGCGCGGCGGGTTTCGCCGGGCCGGTCTTTTCCGGCGACGGGTTTGACACTCCGTTGCTTTCGGGGGTCGCGGACCAGGCCGGGCCGGGGATTTTCTTTTCCACGCATGTGTCGTACGACAGCCCGCGCCGGCAGGTCAGGGAGTTCGTCGAGGCCTGGACGGCCGCGTACGGCTCAGCGCCGGCAAGCGGATTCGCGGCCCTGGGCTACGACACCGTGGGGCTGATAGCGGACGCGGTGCGCCGGGCGAAGACCAGCGATCCCCAGGCGGTGCGCCGGGCGTTGGCCGCCACTCGGGCCTACCCCGGGGTCACCGGCGACATCGGCTACCCCGAGGCCTTGTGCCCGCCGCTCAAACCGGTGGCGGTCATGCGTTTCCAGGGCGGCAAGCGGGCGTTCGAGGCCGAGGTTTTGCCCTAG
- a CDS encoding AtpZ/AtpI family protein gives MIFKNRDKGTWDGIEKAALMGTNFVAHTVVGLVLGYYCDKWFGTAPWGLLFWLILGIVAGFRTMYLDAMKVSKTQTLPKAGGEKAPETAKGASPETPKAAAPDDGHDKGKGGSGNA, from the coding sequence TTGATCTTTAAGAATCGGGACAAGGGTACCTGGGACGGCATCGAGAAGGCCGCCCTGATGGGTACCAACTTCGTGGCCCACACCGTGGTCGGACTGGTGCTCGGATACTACTGCGACAAGTGGTTCGGCACCGCTCCCTGGGGGCTGCTCTTCTGGCTGATCCTGGGCATCGTGGCGGGATTCCGCACCATGTACCTGGACGCCATGAAGGTGAGCAAAACCCAGACCCTGCCCAAGGCGGGCGGGGAGAAGGCCCCCGAGACGGCCAAGGGAGCTTCCCCGGAGACTCCCAAGGCGGCCGCCCCGGACGACGGTCACGACAAGGGGAAAGGGGGCTCGGGCAATGCGTAG
- a CDS encoding ATP synthase subunit I has product MRSQLDRLLAQLGFHHAEGRALLRDQIVMALVTSLTALVLSGLGTWGVAYACGAFLVTVNFWWMVRFAQGLLTSTAGAVGGAFFRFFVRLGITGAGLYVMIVEAGWPVWAILAGMSTVMVTILVWGALRRAGSNSAKEA; this is encoded by the coding sequence ATGCGTAGTCAGCTCGACCGGCTCCTGGCCCAGTTGGGGTTCCACCACGCCGAAGGACGCGCCCTGCTGCGCGACCAGATCGTGATGGCCCTGGTGACCAGCCTGACGGCGCTCGTGCTCTCGGGTCTGGGGACCTGGGGAGTGGCCTACGCCTGCGGGGCGTTTTTGGTCACGGTGAATTTCTGGTGGATGGTGCGTTTTGCCCAGGGCCTGCTGACCAGCACGGCCGGCGCCGTGGGCGGGGCGTTTTTTCGGTTCTTCGTGCGCCTGGGTATTACCGGCGCAGGTCTGTATGTGATGATTGTGGAGGCCGGGTGGCCCGTGTGGGCGATCCTGGCCGGCATGTCCACGGTGATGGTGACGATTTTGGTGTGGGGGGCCCTGCGAAGGGCCGGGTCTAATAGCGCGAAGGAGGCCTAA
- the atpB gene encoding F0F1 ATP synthase subunit A encodes MAGGLDHPVLFLELAAKGAGLHIPNEVLFSWLAIAVLLTLGLITSSSLKMVPGGLQNFFEFVIGGLENFIIETMGEDGRKVTPILVAIFLYILTCNFMGLVPGFDSATNSVNHNAAMALFVFIYYNYWGIRNWGPGYIKHFMGPMPALAPMMIILEFMSHLARPLSLTLRLFGNVRGEELVLILLFMLAPIFATFPLYFLFMLADFIQAFVFFMLTLVYLKGAFEHAH; translated from the coding sequence ATGGCTGGCGGGTTGGATCATCCGGTTCTGTTTTTGGAGTTGGCGGCCAAAGGTGCGGGGCTTCACATCCCCAACGAAGTCCTTTTCTCGTGGCTGGCTATTGCCGTGCTGCTCACCTTGGGACTCATCACCTCTTCCAGTCTCAAGATGGTCCCCGGGGGCCTTCAGAACTTCTTCGAGTTCGTCATCGGCGGGCTTGAGAACTTCATCATCGAAACCATGGGCGAGGACGGACGCAAGGTCACCCCGATCCTCGTGGCGATCTTCCTCTATATCCTGACCTGCAACTTCATGGGCCTGGTTCCCGGCTTCGACTCTGCCACAAACAGCGTCAACCACAACGCCGCCATGGCCCTGTTCGTTTTCATCTACTACAACTACTGGGGCATCAGGAACTGGGGTCCCGGCTACATCAAGCACTTCATGGGCCCCATGCCCGCTCTGGCTCCGATGATGATCATCCTCGAGTTCATGAGCCATCTGGCCCGGCCCCTGTCGCTGACCCTGCGACTGTTCGGCAACGTGCGCGGTGAAGAACTGGTGCTCATCCTGCTGTTCATGCTGGCGCCCATCTTCGCCACGTTCCCGCTGTACTTCCTGTTCATGCTGGCCGACTTCATCCAGGCCTTCGTGTTCTTCATGCTCACCCTGGTCTACCTGAAGGGAGCCTTCGAGCACGCCCACTAA
- the atpE gene encoding ATP synthase F0 subunit C, with product MRKTLLIALNTVAMLGLASLAFAADGAGSVGPMAAIGSAIGMGLAALGCGIGQGIGVKGACEGMARNPEIGGKLTTTLILGLAFIESLAIYALVVCLILMFVKPLGA from the coding sequence ATGCGTAAGACTCTGCTCATCGCCCTGAACACCGTTGCCATGCTCGGCCTTGCTTCCCTCGCCTTCGCCGCTGACGGCGCCGGCTCCGTGGGCCCCATGGCCGCCATCGGCTCCGCCATCGGCATGGGCCTGGCCGCCCTCGGCTGCGGCATCGGTCAGGGCATCGGCGTGAAGGGCGCTTGCGAAGGCATGGCCCGCAACCCCGAGATCGGCGGCAAGCTGACCACCACCCTGATCCTGGGCCTGGCCTTCATCGAATCCCTGGCCATTTACGCCCTGGTCGTCTGCCTGATCCTCATGTTCGTGAAGCCCCTGGGCGC